The DNA segment GTGTAATTGCAAATGAGATGATAGTTGGATATTCAAGCTTAAATGAAAATATCTCAACAACAATAGATCTAATTCAAAATGTAACAATTGCAAGTAAAGAGCAATCAACAGGAATGGTTCAGATAAATGATGCTGTAAATAATTTAGATCAAATAACTCAAAGAAATGCACAAAATGCAGGAGTTGCAAATGATATTGCTCAACAAACATTGAAAATATCTAAAGAGATTATTGCTCAAGTGAATTCAAAAGAGTTTGATGGAAAATAAAAAAAGTAGAGTTATATTTTAAGGAATATAACTCTCTTTATTGTTTACAAACTTTGTTGTATAAAAAAGCTCTTTTAAAAATAAAACCAATGAAGCTACCAAAGAACCCATTGCTAGGATAAATAGATTTGCTATTAAAAAAGTGTGTTCAAAATGAAAAAATGAACTTAAAAAAATTGTAATAATTACAAGAGCGACTAAAAGACCTGTTGTTGTACCAAAGAATATTGCACGATTAGTATTGTTCATTCTCATAGTTAAAAAATTTCTTCTAGCTTTTATCATTTCTCTTAATTCATCATCCATTTTACCTTGCTCTTTTTTTTCATTTTCAAATTTATCTAGTCTATCTACTTTATCAATTATTCGAACTAGTCTACTTGTAAAAACATTTAAAAGTCCAGCCACACCAGCTAGTAAAAAAACTGGTGCAACTGAGAGTTGAATCATACTTGAAATTGAATTTACTTCGTTGATATTTATCACTATTTTGCTTCGTCAATAATTTTTAGAAGATCTTCTTGTGTTGTTTGTGCAAGTTCAATTAAATCAGGATTTATATCATCTACTAATTGTACAACAGAGTTTAAAGCAATATTAGTTTCTCCATCTTTTGTATAAACTGCTATTTTACAAGGCATAATACAAGATAAAGTTATATCCTCATTTAAAAAAGTTTCAGCAACATTTGGATTACAAATATCTAAAACTTGACAATCTTCACTTAAATCTTTACCTTTAGATTTTAGAGTTTCTTTTATATTGTGAACATGTAAAACACCAAATTTATAATTTGGTGCAATCTCTTTAATTTTTTCAACTACTTCTTGAACACTTTTGTCTGAAATTTCAATATATTGCATATTTTTCCTTTTATATATTTTTTTTACTGATTTTAGCAAATTAATTTTATGAAAATAGTAAATGATTTTAAAATTATGATATAATCTTTTAATTTTAGCATACTTCGGTCTATGCATGACTTCGTTTTTGTAGTATTTCTACAACTCATTTAAACTCAAATTATTCAACCTAGATCGTAACTTAAGCTAATAACTTTTGTGGGTTTATAAAACAAAAGGTACTTATGTCATTTTTAAATTTAGGATTATGCACAGAAATTCTTCGTGCAGTTAAAGAAGAGGGTTATACAAAAGCAACTCCTATTCAAATACAGTCTATACCAGTAATATTGTCAAAAAAAGATGTTTTAGCAGCTGCTCAAACAGGAACTGGAAAAACTGCTGGTTTTACACTTCCATTATTGCAGTTATTAAATAAAAACTATTCAAAAGATAAAAAAAGAGTTGTAAAAGCCCTTATTTTAACTCCAACAAGAGAATTAGCATCACAAGTTGGACAAAGTGTTCAAACTTACGGAAAATATCTCTCTTTTAAATCAGCTGTTATATTTGGAGGAGTTGGAATAAACCCACAAAAAGCTATTATAAAAAAAGGTATTGATATTATTACTGCAACTCCTGGAAGATTGCTTGATTTGGTATCTCAAGATAGTTTAGATTTATCAAAAGTTGAATTTTTGGTTTTAGATGAAGCTGATAGAATGCTTGATATGGGATTTATACATGATATTAAAAAAATATTAGCACTTCTTCCAAAAAAAAGACAAAATCTACTTTTTTCAGCTACTTTCTCACCTGAAATTAAAAAATTAGCAGATGGATTACTAAATTCTCCAGTTTTAATAGAGGCTTCAAAAGCAAATAGCACTTCACATAAAGTTGAACAAACTATCCATTTAGTTGATAAAAATAGAAAAAAAGAGCTTTTAGTTCATCTTTTAAATAAAAATAATTTGAAACAAGTTTTAGTTTTTACAAGAACAAAGCATGGTGCTAATAAGCTAAGTGAAGCTTTAATAAAAGATAAAATAACTTCAGCTGCAATTCATGGAAATAAATCTCAAGGTGCAAGAACAAAAGCTTTAGATGATTTTAAATCAGGAAAAGTAAGAGTTTTGGTTGCAACTGATATAGCAGCAAGAGGAATAGATATAGATCAATTACCACATGTAATAAATTTTGAATTACCAAATGTTCCTGAAGATTATGTTCATAGAATTGGACGAACAGGAAGAGCTGGAAATAAAGGTGAAGCTATATCTTTAGTTTGTGTTGATGAACATGAATATTTATTTGGAATAGAAAAATTAATTAAACAAAAAATAAATAAAATTGCAATAGATGGATTTAAAGTAGATCCAAATATAAAAGCGGAATCTATTTCAAACAGTAAAAATAAAAATAATAGTCAAAGTAGAGCAACAAAAAATAAAGTTTCTACATCACAAGATAAAACTTCTAATTCAAAAAGAGATCAAGAAAATTCATCTTTAAGCTCAAAATCTAGAGAAAACAACAATAGACATTTTTCAAAAAAAAGTGAATCTTCATCTAATGGCTCAAGAAATAGAAGAGTGAATTCAACTTTAAAAACTAAATAAATTCTAATCCTATAAGTAAGATGTTTTCAAAATCATCTTACTTACTTTTAAAATTAATAATCAATTCATATCCTTATAGATATACTTTTTTCTCTTAAAATATAAAAAAAGAAAGATTTCATAGATGAAAAAAGTAAAATTACAAAATTTAGATTGTGCAAATTGCGCCTTAAAAATAGAAAAAACTTTAAATGATATGCCAGAATTATCAAATGTTAAATTGAATTTTTCTACTTCAACTCTTACTTTTGAACAAAATACAAATAATGATTTATTGGATGTTATTGAAAAAGAGATTCAAAAAATTGAAAAGGAAGTTTTTATAGTAAAAGAAGAGAATAAAAAGCAAAAAACATTTTGGCAACTTCTAGATAAAAAGCTTTTAGCTATTACGCTAGTATCTCTTTTTTTAACTTATATCTCTTATAACTATATAGAAAATAGACAAATGCAAATTGCAGTTTATATTGTGGCTTATATAATTGTAGGTTGGGATGTTTTATACAAAGCATTTAATAACATAATAAATGGAAAAGTATTTGATGAATACTTTTTAATGTCAATAGCAACTTTGGGTGCTTTTGGTTTGGCTGATTTTGTTGAAGGTATATCGGTTATGATATTTTATCAAGTAGGTGAAATGTTTCAAAGGGTTGCTGTTTCAAATTCTAGAGATAATATAAATGCACTAATTGATATCAAACCAGAGTATGCTTTTGTAAAAGAGGGTGATATTGTAGTTCAAAGAACTCCTGAAGAGCTAAGAATTGGAGATATTATCTTAGTAAAAGTAGGTGAAAAAGTTCCAGTAGATGCTATATTATTAAATAATTCATGCCTATTTGATACAAGTGCAATAACAGGGGAATTTAGACCAAAAACTATAAATGAGAATGAATCTGTTTTAAGTGGATTTATAAATGTTTCAAACGCTGTTTATTTAAAAGTTAACTCTCTTTATAAAGATTCAACTATTGCAAAAGTTATAGAACTTATAGAAAATGCAAGTTCAAAAAAAGCAAATGCTGAGAAGTTTATAACAAAATTTGCAGCTGTTTATACTCCTATTGTTGTTGTTATGGCTCTATTTTTAGCATTTTTACCACCATTTTTTATAGAAGGTGCTTTATATTCTGATTGGATTGAAAGAGCTTTGGTATTTTTAGTTATTTCTTGTCCTTGTGCTTTGGTTGTATCTATTCCACTATCTTTTTTTAGCGCAATTGGTGCTGTTTCAAAAAAAGGTATTTTAGTAAAAGGTGCAAATTATATAGAAAAACTAACAGAAATTGAAAATATTGTTTTTGATAAAACAGGAACTTTAACTAAAGGTGTTTTTGAAGTTATAAAAGTAGAAGCTTTTGATATAAATAAAGATGAACTTTTAAGATATGCTGCAATAGTTGAGAGTTTTTCAACTCATCCAATAGCAAAAGCAATTGTAAAATCTTATGATAAAGAATTAAATTTAAAAGAGTTAAATTCAAGTAAAGAGTTTAGTGGTTTGGGTATAAAAGCTATTGTAAATGAAAAGGAGATTTTAATAGGAAATAAAAAACTTCTTGAAAAATTCGATATAAAGATTTCAGAAGATTTAGAAGAGAAGTTAAATGTTGTTTATGTATCAATTGATTCAAAACTTGTTGGGTATATTGTAGTAAGTGATATTATAAAACCTGAAGCAAAAGAGTTTATTAAAGAATTAAAAAAATTGAATATCTTTAAAACTTATATGTTGACAGGTGATAAAAAAGAGCAAGCAATTGAAGTATCAAAAGCTATAGGAATAGAGAATATAAAATATGAGCTTCTCCCTCAAGATAAATTGAAAATTTATGAAGAAATAAAAAAAGAGAGTGGAAAAACAACAGCTTTTGTGGGGGATGGAATAAATGATGCTCCAACATTAGCTGCATCAGATATTGGTTTTGCTATGGGTGGAGTTGGAAGTGATTTAGCTATTAAATCTGCTGATGTTATAGTTTTAAATGACAATTTAAATGCAATAAGTGATGCTATAAAAATAGCTAAAAAAACTAAAGCTATTGTATATCAAAACATTGTATTTATTATGGCTATAAAAATTGGCTTTTTATTTTTAGGAGCAAGTGCGCTTATAGGAATGAAAGAAGCAATTTTTGCAGATATGGGAGTTGCACTAATAGCAATATTTAATTCAATGAGAATACTAAAAGATATAAATAAATAGGAGAAATATTTTGAATTATGAAATAAAAAATAGTTTTATAAAAGCAAAAATTAGATCTTTTGGAGCAGAACTAAATAGCCTTCAAAAAATTACAAATAATTTTGAGTATATATGGCAAGCAGATTCAAAATACTGGGCAAGGCACTCACCTGTTCTTTTTCCTATTGTTGGAAGATTAAAAGATGATATATATTTTTATAAAGATAAAAAATATAATTTGTCTCAACATGGTTTCTCAAGAGATAAAGAGTTTGAATTAGTTAAAAAAGAGGAAGATTTTATAGAGTTTGTTTTAAAAAGTGATGAAAGAACTTTTAAAATTTATCCTTTTTTATTTGAGTTGAATATCTCATATAAATTAGACAAAACAAAACTAATAATTTCTTATAAAATAAAAAATAGAAGTGAAGATAGTATCTATTTTTCAATAGGTGCCCATCCAGCTTTTAATATTTTAGATGGTGATTTTTTAGAATTTGAAAATGTAGAAAAAGCCAAGAGATATTTTTTAAATGAAAAAGGGTTAGTTTATAAAGATGAAGAGTTGTCTTTTATAGAAAATAAACTTTTTTTAGATGAAAATATATTTAAAAATGATGCTTTGATTTTTAATGATTTGAGTATAAAATCTATTAATCTAAGAGATAAAAATAATAATAAAATTTTAAAAGTTGAATTTGAAAGATTTCCTTATTTAGGAATTTGGTCAAAACCAAATCTTGCACCTTTTGTATGTATTGAACCTTGGTTTGGAGTTGCAGATGAAGAAAATTCGAATCAAAATATAGAAGAGAAAAAAGGAATTCAAATCTTGCAAAAAGATGAAATTTTTTCTTGTTTTTATAGTATTGAAATTTAAAGAATAAAGAAAAAAATCTCTTTATTCTTTAACCTTGCATTCCTGAACCAGAACTATTTTTTGGTTTAGAAAAACTTTTTTTTGTAACAACTATCTCTTTTTGTTTCTCTTTTCTTAATGTATCTTTTTCAACAAAGATTTTTTCTTTTGTAAATGGATCAAGTTCTGTGTAATACATAACAGCTGAGTAAGTTCCTGGAGTTGGAGTAAATACTTGAGCTTGTTCAGGATTTATCTTTAATTCATGAGTTGTAAATTGCTTTAACTCATGCATGTGGCTTTCTTTACATCCTGGATGAGCAGCTATTAGATAATATGTTAAAAATTGTTTTTTACCAGTTTCTCTATTGAGTTCATCAAACATTCTTTTAAACTCAATAAGTGATTGTTTTCCTGGTTTTCCCATATGGTGAAGTACTTCATCACTTGTATGTTCAGGAGCTATTTTCATTTGACCTGAAATATGATGGTCAATTATCTCTTTTAAATACTCTTTTCCATGATTTTTATCAGCAGCTATAAAGTCATATCTAATTCCAGAAGCTATAAATGCTTTTTTAACACCAGGAACTGCTCTTATATCTCTTAAAAGATTTATGTTTCTACTATGATTTACTTTCATTGTACGACAAAGTCTATGCGCATCAACACATCTTTTATTATCTATGCAAGTTCCTAAATTTATCTTTTTTTTACATTCATAACCATACATATTTGCAGTTGGTCCACCCACATCAGAGATAATTCCTTTAAAATCTTTCATAGTTGTGAAATGTTTTGCTTCACCTAAAATATTTTGTTCACTTCTTGTTCTTATAGTTCTTCCTTGATGGGCTGCAATCGCACAGTAATTACACTCTCCCCAACAACCATGATGTGTCATAATTGAGAATTTTATAGTCTCTAAAGCTTTTACTTTTCCTTCTTTTGCATGATATGGATGTAAATCCCTTTGATATGGGAAAGAGGCTATTTTGTCCATCTCATTTTCTTCTAAATAACGGCTTGGTGGGTTTTGGATTAGGTATCTTCCATCTACTTCTTGACAGAGACCTTTTGAATACATTGGGTCATTATTGTCATAAAATGTTCTAAAAAGGTCAATATATTTCTCTTTATTTTCTAAACACTCTTTATGAGATGGAATTTGAATATACTCTTTTACTGGTTCTTTTGAAATATAGCAAAGCCCTGCAATAGTTTTCACGTCTTTACCTTCTTTTAAATAAAGCCCCAAATCTATTATTGCTTGTTCACCCATTCCATAAACCATATAATCAGCTTTTGAATCAAATAAAATTGGTTTTCTTAAACTGTTTGACCAATAATCATAATGTGTAAGTCGTCTAAGACTTGCTTCTATCCCACCTAAAACAATTGGAACAGTATTTTTAAAATATCTTCTTATTAAATTTGTATAAACTAAAGTTGCTCTATCAGGTCGTTTGTTATTTTTTCCACCAGGAGTATAATCATCATCATTTCTAAACTTTTTTGTAGCTGTATAGTTTGAAACCATTGAGTCAATACTTCCACCACTAACTCCCCAAAAAAGTTTTGGTTCACCTAATCTTTTAACATCAATATCACTATTAACATCAGGTTGTCCTATTATTCCAACTCTTAGTCCAATATCTTCTAATATTCTTCCAACAACAGCAATTCCCATAAAAGGCGAATCTATATATGCATCACCTGTTATTAAAACAACATCAAGCTCATCCCAACCTCGTTGTTTCATCTCTTCTTTAGTTGTTGGTAAAAATTTATTTAATTTATCCATTAATCTTCTTTTTTTAATAATATATTATTAGTATTATGCCCAAATAGATTTTATGAAGTGATTTAATTTATAGTTTGAAAAGTTTTGTGTAAAGAGAAATTACTTTCTCTTTACAGCTTTTGCGTTTGGTAAATCTGTGATTGTTCCTTCGAAAATCTCAGCAGCCATACCAATAGATTCGTGTAGCGTTGGGTGAGCATGAATTGTAAGAGCTATATCTTCAGCATCACAATCCATTTCAAGAGCTAGTGAAATTTCACCTAAAAGCTCTCCAGCATTTTCTCCAACAATTGCTCCACCAATTAATTGATGAGTATCTTTGTTGAAGATTAATTTTGTCATACCTGTATTTGAAACATCGCTAGCTAGTGCTCTTCCACTTGCGCTCCATGGGAAAGTAGAAACTTCATAGTTTATTCCAGCTTTTTTAGCTTCAATTTCAGTCATTCCAGCCCAAGCAATTTCAGGGAATGTATATGCAATAGAAGGAATTTGTTTTGGCTCAAAGTAAACTTTATGACCAGCAATTACTTCAGCAGCTACATGACCTTCATGAACAGCTTTATGTGCAAGCATTGGTTGTCCAATAATGTCTCCAATAGCAAAAATATGAGGAACTTTTGTTCTTAGTTGAGAATCAACTTTGATTAATCCTTGTTCATTTACTTCAACATTTGTATTTTCAAGACCAAGTTTATTTCCATTTGCACTTCTTCCAAGAGCAACTAAAACAGCATCATATAAAATTCCTTCTTTAGGTGCATTTTCACCTTTGAATTCTACATAAATACCATCAGGTTTTGGAATGATACTTTGAGTTTGAGTTTTATACATGATATTAAATCTATTTGCATTTGCTTTTGTATAAAGTTTTATTAAATCAGCATCTGTTCCAGTCATTAGTTGTTCACCTCTAATTGCAACATCAACTTGGCTTCCTAAAGTTGAGTAAACTGTACCCATCTCAAGACCAATAATTCCTCCACCAAGGATTAAAAGTTTTTTAGGAACTTCTTTTACTTCTAAAGCATTTGTTGAATCCCAAATTCTTGGATCTTCATGAGGAATAAATGACATTTTTGAACTTTGGCTACCTGCAGCAATAATGCAGTAGTCAAAAGTTACTTTTGTTTTTTCATCACTATTTGATAAACTAACTTCAACACTATGTTCATCTAAGAATTTAGCAACACCTTGAATATGTTGAACTTTTCTCATCTTTGCCATAGCATCTAATCCACCAGTAAGTTTTTTTACAACTCCACTTTTGTATTCAGCAACTTTTTTAATATCTATTTTTGGGCTTTCGTAAAATATTCCAGCTTTTTCTATATGTTTTGCTTCTTCTATAACTTTTGCAACATGTAAAAGTGCTTTTGAAGGAATACATCCAACATTTAAGCAAACTCCACCCAAAGTAGGGTGTCGTTCAACTATAACTGTCTCAAGACCTAAATCAGCACATCTAAATGCTGCAGAGTAACCACCAGGTCCTGCCCCAATTACTAAAACTTGAGTTTTAACTTCAGTCATTTTAGTCTCCTTATAGACTTAACAATCTAATATCACTTAAAAGTTGTGATACAGTTGTTGTAAATCTAGCACCATCAGCACCATCTATTACTTTGTGGTCATAAGATAGACTTAATGGAAGCATTAATCTTGGTTTGAATTTTTTACCATTAAACACAGGTTTAATAGAAGATTTTGAAATTCCTAAAATTGCAACTTCAGGAGCATTTATAATTGGTGTAAAATATGTACCACCAATTCCACCAAGACTAGAAATTGTAAAGCATCCTCCACTCATATCATTTGAAGTTAGTTTTCCATCTCTTGCTTTTTGTGATAGTTCTGCTAATTCAAGAGCAATTTGTTTAAACCCTTTTTTATCAACATCTTTAATCACTGGTACTAAAAGACCATTTGGAGTATCAACTGCAACTCCAATGTTATAGTACTCTTTCATAATCAATTCTTGTCCATCTAAACTTAAGCTTGAATTGAATTTTGGATGAATAGCTAAAGCTTTTTGAACAGCTTTAATAATAAATACTAAAGGTGAAAGTTTGAAATCTTTTGCTTTTTCATTTTGTTCTTTTCTAAACTCTTCAAGTTCAGTAATATCAGCTTCATCAAATTGTGTAACATGAGGAGCTGATAAATAGTTTTTATGTAAAAATGGTCCAGATATTTTTTGAACTCTACTTAATTCAACTCTATTTACTTTTCCAAATTGTGAGAAATCAATCTCTTTTGACTCAGGAAGGCTAAATCCAAATCCGATACTTGAAGCAGAAGCTGGTTTATTTAGTTGCTCTTTTACATAAGCTTTAATATCTTCAACTAAAATTCTTCCTTTATTTCCACTACCTTTTACAAAACCTAAATCAACTCCAAACTCTCTTGCTACTTTTCTAACACTTGGACTTGCATAAACTTTTGTAGCTTTTTTAGATAAAACTTTACTCTCTTCTTCAATATCTGCACTTCTAGCTGCTACTTCTTGTAAAGTTGGTTTAGAACCACTCTCTTTTTCAACAGTTGTAGGAGTTGAACTTGCAGCAAAAGTTGGAGTTGGAACTTTATCTTCAATTACAACAGTTTTAATAACTTTTGCAATTAAATCTCCACTATTGATTTTTTGACCTTTTTCTACAAAAATTTCAATAACTTCTCCACCAAAAGGTGCAGGAACATCCATAGAAGCTTTTTCAGTTTCAAGAGTGATAATACTGTAATCTTTTACAATTATATCTCCTATATGAATCATAACATCAATTAAATCTACATCTTTTTCAGCCCCTAAATCAGGAACTCTTACTTCTTCAACAACTGATTTTATAGTTTGTTCTTTTACAAATTGTGGAGGAGTTATAGCAGCAATTTCCTCTTTTACCTCTTCAACTTTTGAAGCAGTAGCAGCAACTTCATCTGCTTGTGAGCTATTTACTTCAACTTCATCAGTTGCTTCAACTTTAGCAATTAAATCTCCACTGTTTACCTTATCACCAACTTTTACTAAAATTTCAACAATTTTACCTTTATAAGGAGTTGGAACATCCATAGAAGCTTTTTCAGTTTCTAAAGTGATAAGCCCATCTTCAATTTCAACGCTATCACCAATTTTTACCATTATGTCAATTAAATCAACATCTTTATCAGCACCTAAATCTGGAATAAAAACATCATAAACTTTTGCCATTTTTTACTCCTTAAGCATTTCTTGGATTGATTCTAGTTGCATCAATCTCATATTTTTTCATAGCTTCAAGAGCCACTTTTTTATCTAATTTACCATTTCTTGCAAGCTCTGCTAAAGTAGTATAAACAATAAAGTTTGTATCAACTTCAAAGAATTTTCTTAAGTTTGCTCTACTATCACTTCTTCCAAAACCATCAGTTCCTAAAGCTTTAAAACTTCCTTTTATGTAAGGTCTTAATTGTTCAGAATAAGCTTTTATATAATCAGTTGCACTAATAATAATGTTGTCATTATTGCTTCCTAAAACTTTTTCAACGTATGGTACTAGAGGCTCTTTATCTATATTTAAAAGATTTGCTCTTTCAACATCTTGAGCTTCTCTTGTTAATTCATTATAAGAAGTAACAGAGTAAATATCTACTTTAATATCATATTCACTTGATAAAATTTCTGCTGCTTTAATAGCTTCTTGGAAAATTGATCCTGAACCTAAAAGTTTAACTTGAAAATCATTTCTTGCTTCAAAAGTTTTAACTTTATAGATACCTTTTATAATTCCCTCTTCAGCACCTTCAGGCATTGCAGGTTGTACATAGTTCTCATTTAAAGTTGTAATATAGTAGAAGATATCTTCTTGTTTCTCACCATACATTCTATCAATACCATCTTTTACAATAACTGCAACTTCATAACCATAAGTTGGATCATAAGTAATACAATTTGGTACAGTATTTGCTAAAATGTGAGAGTGACCATCTTCGTGTTGTAAACCTTCACCATTTAGTGTAGTTCTACCACTTGTTCCACCAACAAGGAATCCTCTTGCTTTTTGATCACCAGCTGCCCAACATAAGTCACCAGTTCTTTGGAATCCAAACATAGAATAGAAAATATAGAATGGAATCATTGGACAGTTATTAACTGAATATGAAGTAGCTGCTGCAATCCATGAACTCATAGCTCCTAACTCATTAATTCCTTCTTGTAAAACTTGTCCTTTAATATCTTCTTTATAGAATGCTACTTGATCTTTATCTTGTGGAATATATTTTTGTCCAGCACTTGAATAAATACCAAATTGTCTAAACATACCTTCCATACCAAAAGTTCTAGCTTCATCAGGAACGATTGGAACAATGCTTTTTCCAATATTTTTATCTTTTAATAAAACATTTAAAACTCTTACAAATGCCATAGTTGTAGATATTTCTCTATCTCCACTTCCAGCTAAAATACTTTCAAAATCACCTAAAGCAGGAATTTCTAGTTTATTTGTAAATTTCTCTAATCTTTGAGGTACAAATCCACCAAGAGAAGCTCTTCTTTCTTTTAGATATTTAATTTCAGGAGAATCTTCAGATGGTCTATAATATGAATAAGATTCAACTGCTTCATCACTTATAGGTAAATCAAATCTATCTCTAAACGCTTTTAGGTGGTTTACATCTACTTTTTTAACTTGGTGAGCAATGTTCATACCTTCAGCAGCACTTCCCATTCCATAACCTTTTACAGTTTTTGCTAAGATTACTGTTGGTCTTCCTTTTGTTTCAACTGCTCTTTTGAATGCAGCATAAACTTTAACAGGGTCATGTCCACCTCTATTTAATTTCCAAATATCATTGTCACTTAAATTTTCAACTAGTTTTGCAGTTTCTGGGAATTTATTAAAGAAATTCTCTCTAGTATATGCTCCACCTTTTTGTTTAAAGTTTTGATATTCTCCATCAACTGTTTGTTCCATTAATTCAAGAAGTTTACCAGATGTATCTTTTTCTAAAAGTGCATCCCATAGACCTCCCCAAATTACTTTAAGAACTTCCCAACCAGCTCCTCTAAATTCACCTTCAAGTTCTTGAATAATTTTTCCATTTCCTCTAACTGGACCATCAAGTCTTTGTAAGTTACAGTTAATAACAAAAATAAGATTATCTAAACCTTCTCTAGCAGCCATACCAATTGCACCTAAAGATTCAGGTTCATCACACTCTCCATCTCCCATGAAACAATATACTTTTTGTTCACTACAATCTTTAATTCCTCTATTTGTAAGGTATTTTAAAAATCTTGCTTGATAAATAGCTTGTAATGGTCCAAGTCCCATAGATACTGTAGGGAATTGCCAATATGAAGGCATTAGTTTTGGATGTGGATAAGATGATAATCCATCATTAAATGCTTCTTGTCTAAAATTATCCATTTGTTCTTGAGTAAATCTTCCTTCTAAGAAACTTCTAGCATAAATACCTGGAGAAATGTGTCCTTGAAAAAATATTAAATCTCCACCATCTTTTTCATTTGGTGCTCTAAAAAAGTGATTAAAAGCAACATCATAAAGTGTAGCAGATGATTGAAAAGATGCTATATGACCACCAAGTTCAAGTTGTTTATTTGAAGCTCTTTGAACCATAATTTGAGCATTCCATCTAATA comes from the Aliarcobacter cibarius genome and includes:
- a CDS encoding heavy metal translocating P-type ATPase, which translates into the protein MKKVKLQNLDCANCALKIEKTLNDMPELSNVKLNFSTSTLTFEQNTNNDLLDVIEKEIQKIEKEVFIVKEENKKQKTFWQLLDKKLLAITLVSLFLTYISYNYIENRQMQIAVYIVAYIIVGWDVLYKAFNNIINGKVFDEYFLMSIATLGAFGLADFVEGISVMIFYQVGEMFQRVAVSNSRDNINALIDIKPEYAFVKEGDIVVQRTPEELRIGDIILVKVGEKVPVDAILLNNSCLFDTSAITGEFRPKTINENESVLSGFINVSNAVYLKVNSLYKDSTIAKVIELIENASSKKANAEKFITKFAAVYTPIVVVMALFLAFLPPFFIEGALYSDWIERALVFLVISCPCALVVSIPLSFFSAIGAVSKKGILVKGANYIEKLTEIENIVFDKTGTLTKGVFEVIKVEAFDINKDELLRYAAIVESFSTHPIAKAIVKSYDKELNLKELNSSKEFSGLGIKAIVNEKEILIGNKKLLEKFDIKISEDLEEKLNVVYVSIDSKLVGYIVVSDIIKPEAKEFIKELKKLNIFKTYMLTGDKKEQAIEVSKAIGIENIKYELLPQDKLKIYEEIKKESGKTTAFVGDGINDAPTLAASDIGFAMGGVGSDLAIKSADVIVLNDNLNAISDAIKIAKKTKAIVYQNIVFIMAIKIGFLFLGASALIGMKEAIFADMGVALIAIFNSMRILKDINK
- a CDS encoding aldose 1-epimerase family protein gives rise to the protein MNYEIKNSFIKAKIRSFGAELNSLQKITNNFEYIWQADSKYWARHSPVLFPIVGRLKDDIYFYKDKKYNLSQHGFSRDKEFELVKKEEDFIEFVLKSDERTFKIYPFLFELNISYKLDKTKLIISYKIKNRSEDSIYFSIGAHPAFNILDGDFLEFENVEKAKRYFLNEKGLVYKDEELSFIENKLFLDENIFKNDALIFNDLSIKSINLRDKNNNKILKVEFERFPYLGIWSKPNLAPFVCIEPWFGVADEENSNQNIEEKKGIQILQKDEIFSCFYSIEI
- a CDS encoding DUF2721 domain-containing protein, giving the protein MININEVNSISSMIQLSVAPVFLLAGVAGLLNVFTSRLVRIIDKVDRLDKFENEKKEQGKMDDELREMIKARRNFLTMRMNNTNRAIFFGTTTGLLVALVIITIFLSSFFHFEHTFLIANLFILAMGSLVASLVLFLKELFYTTKFVNNKESYIP
- a CDS encoding DEAD/DEAH box helicase, encoding MSFLNLGLCTEILRAVKEEGYTKATPIQIQSIPVILSKKDVLAAAQTGTGKTAGFTLPLLQLLNKNYSKDKKRVVKALILTPTRELASQVGQSVQTYGKYLSFKSAVIFGGVGINPQKAIIKKGIDIITATPGRLLDLVSQDSLDLSKVEFLVLDEADRMLDMGFIHDIKKILALLPKKRQNLLFSATFSPEIKKLADGLLNSPVLIEASKANSTSHKVEQTIHLVDKNRKKELLVHLLNKNNLKQVLVFTRTKHGANKLSEALIKDKITSAAIHGNKSQGARTKALDDFKSGKVRVLVATDIAARGIDIDQLPHVINFELPNVPEDYVHRIGRTGRAGNKGEAISLVCVDEHEYLFGIEKLIKQKINKIAIDGFKVDPNIKAESISNSKNKNNSQSRATKNKVSTSQDKTSNSKRDQENSSLSSKSRENNNRHFSKKSESSSNGSRNRRVNSTLKTK
- a CDS encoding DUF302 domain-containing protein; translated protein: MQYIEISDKSVQEVVEKIKEIAPNYKFGVLHVHNIKETLKSKGKDLSEDCQVLDICNPNVAETFLNEDITLSCIMPCKIAVYTKDGETNIALNSVVQLVDDINPDLIELAQTTQEDLLKIIDEAK
- a CDS encoding YgiQ family radical SAM protein — its product is MDKLNKFLPTTKEEMKQRGWDELDVVLITGDAYIDSPFMGIAVVGRILEDIGLRVGIIGQPDVNSDIDVKRLGEPKLFWGVSGGSIDSMVSNYTATKKFRNDDDYTPGGKNNKRPDRATLVYTNLIRRYFKNTVPIVLGGIEASLRRLTHYDYWSNSLRKPILFDSKADYMVYGMGEQAIIDLGLYLKEGKDVKTIAGLCYISKEPVKEYIQIPSHKECLENKEKYIDLFRTFYDNNDPMYSKGLCQEVDGRYLIQNPPSRYLEENEMDKIASFPYQRDLHPYHAKEGKVKALETIKFSIMTHHGCWGECNYCAIAAHQGRTIRTRSEQNILGEAKHFTTMKDFKGIISDVGGPTANMYGYECKKKINLGTCIDNKRCVDAHRLCRTMKVNHSRNINLLRDIRAVPGVKKAFIASGIRYDFIAADKNHGKEYLKEIIDHHISGQMKIAPEHTSDEVLHHMGKPGKQSLIEFKRMFDELNRETGKKQFLTYYLIAAHPGCKESHMHELKQFTTHELKINPEQAQVFTPTPGTYSAVMYYTELDPFTKEKIFVEKDTLRKEKQKEIVVTKKSFSKPKNSSGSGMQG